CCAACATCAGTAAGACGGAAACAATCCCCCCCGTTGCAGTCCCTGATGAAGGCTACTCACCGGAACAAGCCCTCGAGGAAGCCTCCCGCTGTCTGCTCTGCGAATGCATGGAATGTGTGAATAATTGTGCTTATCTGGAGGAGTTCAAGAGCTATCCCAAAGCTTATGCCCGCCAGATTTACAACAACGCATCCATTGTCATGGGCACCCGCATGGCCAATACCATGATCAACTCCTGCATGCTCTGCGGACTGTGCGAGAAGGTCTGTCCTGAAAATTTCGCCATGCAGGATATCGTCCTTGAAGCACGGCAGGATCTGGTGGAAAAAGGACACATGCCGCCATCGGCTCATGAATTCGCCTTCCGCGATATGGATTTTGCCGATTCTTCCCCCTGTGCGCTGGTTAAACACCAGCCGGGAACAACCCAAAGCAATCAGGCTTTCTTTCCCGGCTGCCAGCTGAGCGCGTCCGATCCCGGTGCAATTGAGCGTACCTACGCCCATCTCTGCTCAGTGCTGGACGGCGGAACCGGACTTCTGCTGCGCTGCTGCGGAGCTCCTGCGGACTGGGCCGGGCAAAAAGAGATGTTCGGACGCAAAATGGAATCCCTGAAACGGGATTGGGAATCCCTCGGTCGTCCGCAGATTATCGCCGCCTGTCCCTCTTGCATTGAAAGCCTGCGCAAAGGATTGCCCGAAGTGGATGTCATTTCCCTGTGGACAGTCTTGAGTTCAGAACTAGGGCAGCTGAAACAGCACCCGGAAATGGCATTGCTTTCCCTGCAAGATCCCTGTTCGGCCCGCAACAATCATGAGCTGATGAATGATGTCCGCCTGCTGCTCAGCGGTCTGGACATTACTTTTGAAGAGCCGGAGCTTTCCGGTACTCACACCGAATGCTGCGGCTTTGGCGGTTTGCTGGCTAATGCCAATGAATCGCTTGCAGACAAAGTTGCCCGGCGCAGAGCTGAAAAGCTGGATTACGATGGCGTAACCTACTGCGCCATGTGCCGGGACATGCTTTCCAAGGCAGGGAAACGTTGCCAGCACATTCTCGATATTATCTTTCCCGACGGCAGCAAAGACCCTGCCGGACGTTTGGCACCCGGCTATTCCGCACGGCGTGAGAATAGAGTTCGCTTGAAGGAAACTCTTCTCCGGAAAACATGGAACGAACAACCGGAATCGCGCAGCGATTATGAATCCATCGCTGTTAAATTCACTGAAGAAGCCCGCAAAATGATGGAAGAGCGGCGCATTCTTTTATCCGATGTGCAGAAAACTCTGCATGCAGTGCAGGATTCAAAGCAAGTGCTGGAAAACACGGAAAACGGACACAATCTGGTACAGTTC
This window of the Desulfovibrio sp. JC022 genome carries:
- a CDS encoding pyridine nucleotide-disulfide oxidoreductase/dicluster-binding protein, with amino-acid sequence MDQKNLRDWEAKCTQEEPPKCKARCPLHVDGREFCRLMAAGQIDKAWAVLCKTMPFPSVSARICDGDCQNDCLREQVGGGINLAALERFAAENAKRSPMIRALPPKGKNVAVFGAHLSGLSAAWDLGKKGFTVIVFCEDKLQGFESLPADRVSNKIIEKELAQLGKMNVSFAEHGKPDPQTIMAANESFDAVFVDPLAYNSTQLGISEVDLGTLQTSIDFLFASPDVGDKPPIELIALGRKGALSIERKLQNASLTAGRDREAPFETKLFTNISKTETIPPVAVPDEGYSPEQALEEASRCLLCECMECVNNCAYLEEFKSYPKAYARQIYNNASIVMGTRMANTMINSCMLCGLCEKVCPENFAMQDIVLEARQDLVEKGHMPPSAHEFAFRDMDFADSSPCALVKHQPGTTQSNQAFFPGCQLSASDPGAIERTYAHLCSVLDGGTGLLLRCCGAPADWAGQKEMFGRKMESLKRDWESLGRPQIIAACPSCIESLRKGLPEVDVISLWTVLSSELGQLKQHPEMALLSLQDPCSARNNHELMNDVRLLLSGLDITFEEPELSGTHTECCGFGGLLANANESLADKVARRRAEKLDYDGVTYCAMCRDMLSKAGKRCQHILDIIFPDGSKDPAGRLAPGYSARRENRVRLKETLLRKTWNEQPESRSDYESIAVKFTEEARKMMEERRILLSDVQKTLHAVQDSKQVLENTENGHNLVQFRPVTVTYWVEYEMKENNYLVHRVWSHRMRVLG